The DNA segment GTGGACTAAACAGTAAAATAACTGGAAGGATTGAATCCTTTGCACCATCTTTTCTCTATTTTCTAAATTCAGAATTTGGTGCAGACTTAAACTGGTTGATGGATGATAGTCAGCCTGTGACTCCCGTCGTTTATACGAAAGGGGTTACTCGCAAAGTGAAAGATGACGATCAACTATTTAACCAAATGAAAAACACCGAAGGTGTTAAAGATATTATCAAAAACCTATTAGATCTTTCTCCACAAGAGAGAAACACTTTTAAGGATCTAATTACTCAGTATTCAAGTCTTAAGAAAAACTTAAAGAAAAGTTAGAGGCGTATTCCCTAACCGGCTACGCCTTCCGTGGCTTCGCTCGGTTAGACATTTGGGGCGCGGCACAGCAGATAACTAAAAATTGTCGCTGCGCTGCGGGGTCGTTTTACGACCCTTGCTTGGGCTTCGCCAAATTCCGCTTTGTCACTCGTCTTGCGTAAGCAAGCCTCGCGCCAAGTCCTTCGGACGCGCGGAACTTCGACAATCATCCTTCGTTATCTGCCATGCCGCGCCACTTCATTTATAGCGCCTGCCCTCCATGGCAGGCAAAAATATTTATTATAAAAAACTAACAATGGACATTCATAAGAAATTTACTAGAAAGATAATCAATGATTATATTCGATTCGAAATTGATCAATCAGAATGGTTTAATATAAAAGATTATATAAAGTCTTATGGTAAAGAATTTTATTTAAAAGAAGATGAGTTACAGCGCTTCTCTCAAAAATCGATAGAAGAAAGAAAAAGGTATTTAGCTGACAATGTTTTACCTTCTAAAGGAAAAATAAAGTCAGGAGACTTCGGAGAAATATTCTCTTTCTTATTTATACAAAGTGAATATACTGCTAAAAAGATTGATTTGTACGGACCAAAAAAATGGAGATGGAAGGACTATCCAGACTCTCCGGCTCCGTTCTCTGACGTAATATTTTTATTTGCGAAAGATCCAACGAACCCTCACAGTAATGATTTAGCTATCTGTATCGAATCTAAGATGAGTGCTACGAGGCCGCGAAAGAAAAAAAACCGAATTCAAGATGCATTAGACGGAGCCGAAAAGGATCGATTTACCCGTCTTGCGCAGACAATTAGCTGGATAGAAACTAAATATGAACGTGAAAATATCCAATCAGATCTACCTCTAGTACGAAGATTCAAGGACCCTGTCAATTATCCATATAAACAAGAATATTACGCAATCGCTATATTCGACATCAGTTACATTGACTCGGAGATTAGTAAGGGGTATGCAAAGCCATCAAATGAAATAAAACTTTACCTCCTTTCAATTAATGACCTTAAGAGACTCTATGAAACTTATTTTCGAGAATTAATCGATGAAGCTTGAAATATCGAGTAAACTTTCGAACTGGATCGCGCAATCTGCTTCTTATCAATCTTACATTGATTTTTCAATTGAAGAAGACTCGATCGCAGGCTACACGATAGTAAAGAAATATCCTGATTTTTATGTTTCACTATATCATCTGGCCATTGATCTTTTCAAAGGCAAATACACCGAAATTAATTCCAAAGAGATAATTGCGATCGCACGTGGAATGGAAACTTTTACAATTGTAGGGGGAAATTCCTTTTCAGGAATAAATATTTATGAAGTTTATTTGATGACTGCAAGTTTGCGTCTTTTAGCGGGATTTTCTGCAACTTCTAGCTTGATTGTAAAAGGATTGATATTCGAAAACTTTATAGGAAAAGAACAGTTACAGTTCGTTCTTTCAATATTGAGCAGGAATATATTTCCAAAAAATGAATTTTCAAAAAGTATTTCTCGATTTCTTAATTCTGGAGAATTTTCTGTTCTTGATCAAATTACGCAAGATTTGGAGACCAAATCCGAAGAAGGTCTAAGCACTAACCCTCAAGCTTACTCTGAAAGCATTCTTGCTAAGTCAATTTTCGAGTATTTTAAAAAAAACACACTCTGGAGTGCCTTGTTAACAATCGAAAATAATACGAAGTTTTGGAAGAAGTACGTAAAAGAGAATATTGAAAAACGTATTTGGTATTTCTTTCCTTCGCAACTTGAGGCAATAGAAAAAGGAATAGTAGCGTCAGAAAAAACGTTCGCAATGCAAATGCCAACGAGTGCTGGGAAAACCGCATTATGTGAACTTGTTATTTATTACCATGCAAAAAAAAATCCATTATCAAAAATTGTTTTCCTTGCTCCTTTCCGATCTTTAGCCTCTGAACTTCGACACAGTTTGGCAAAAAAGTTACAAAGGTATGGGCTTAGAGTAAAAACATTATATGGAGGTTCGGTGTCGACTACTACTGAGAAAAACTCAATAGATACTTCAAATTTGCTTATCGTTACTCCTGAAAAGATGATGGCAATTGAAGACATATTTCCAGAAGTTCTGAATAACGTTGATCTTGTAATCTGTGATGAAGGACATTTGCTTGATGATAAAAATAGAGGATTTGATTACGAATTATTTCTCACTCGACTAAAGATTCTCAAAAAAGAAAATATTAGATTCATTTATCTGTCGGCAATTGTTCCGAATATTGAGGATGTCAACAATTGGCTCGGTGGGTCATCCGAAACGATAGTTCGCTCAAATTTTCGTCCGACTCTTTTTGATTACGCCACTGTTCAGCTTTCTGAAGAAGATGAAGAAGGTTTCGTTTTACACTTCAATCCTAAAGATAAGAGACCGAAACGATATGAACTATATAATTTCTTACGAAAATCA comes from the Leptospira dzoumogneensis genome and includes:
- a CDS encoding helix-turn-helix domain-containing protein, whose product is MASENSVKLIGEKIKALFESAGISQRQVAQKLNLTPGGLNSKITGRIESFAPSFLYFLNSEFGADLNWLMDDSQPVTPVVYTKGVTRKVKDDDQLFNQMKNTEGVKDIIKNLLDLSPQERNTFKDLITQYSSLKKNLKKS
- a CDS encoding Hachiman antiphage defense system protein HamA, with amino-acid sequence MAGKNIYYKKLTMDIHKKFTRKIINDYIRFEIDQSEWFNIKDYIKSYGKEFYLKEDELQRFSQKSIEERKRYLADNVLPSKGKIKSGDFGEIFSFLFIQSEYTAKKIDLYGPKKWRWKDYPDSPAPFSDVIFLFAKDPTNPHSNDLAICIESKMSATRPRKKKNRIQDALDGAEKDRFTRLAQTISWIETKYERENIQSDLPLVRRFKDPVNYPYKQEYYAIAIFDISYIDSEISKGYAKPSNEIKLYLLSINDLKRLYETYFRELIDEA